In Silene latifolia isolate original U9 population chromosome X, ASM4854445v1, whole genome shotgun sequence, the following proteins share a genomic window:
- the LOC141621256 gene encoding AAA-ATPase At3g50940-like, translating to MDLRLITPASLFNAYSTSTAILSLARQSYDQFVPQLVRSYVASKLEQWLSKSPPLKDSFTLVIDETDEEDYHQSPNLLYQACQLYLSTKLRPMATRLSGVRTSSEENNVTYRFNQGETYVESLENVGIDVVWNFRCQNDKGEDVDHSGKKKFFELTFDLAYKNEILDNYIPSVLLKHYDRAMEMKKDIYLYTYEGYSSWNSVKFDHPFTFDSLALDPDLKQSIINDLDMFIRRKEFYNKVGKAWKRGYLLYGPPGTGKSSLVAAMANYLRFSIYDLQLGGVPSDAVLRKLMLATRNKSILVIEDIDCSIGSSRSSPIARDNSDVDEDSDSDDDDEDVNKIRKTLANKQTSKPNDDSKLSLSGLLNFIDGLWSSCGQERIIIFTTNHKDRLDPALLRPGRMDMHIHMSYLTMKGFRVLVNNYLGVSGDHPLFEEIEPLLETTDVTPAQIAEELIRNEDADVALSEVIELLKKKSKQCQNTIKKAGVKRRSESSKKSKGKKVGIKKVRRQ from the exons ATGGACCTTAGATTAATAACACCGGCATCTTTATTCAATGCATACAGCACATCGACTGCAATACTTTCGCTAGCTCGACAATCCTACGATCAATTTGTTCCACAATTAGTTCGCAGTTACGTTGCTTCCAAGTTGGAACAATGGCTTAGCAAATCGCCGCCTCTTAAAGACTCGTTTACGCTTGTCATCGACGAGACTGATGAAGAGGATTACCACCAATCCCCTAACCTTCTATACCAGGCTTGCCAACTATACCTCTCGACTAAGCTTCGCCCCATGGCCACCCGCCTTAGTGGTGTTAGAACAAGTTCAGAGGAAAATAACGTTACATACCGCTTTAACCAAGGAGAGACATACGTCGAAAGCTTGGAAAACGTGGGAATTGATGTCGTTTGGAATTTTCGTTGTCAGAATGATAAAGGTGAGGATGTCGATCACTCTGGCAAAAAAAAGTTTTTCGAACTAACTTTCGACCTTGCTTATAAGAACGAGATTCTCGATAACTATATTCCCTCGGTTTTGCTTAAGCACTATGATCGAGCGATGGAGATGAAGAAGGATATATATCTTTATACGTATGAAGGGTACAGTTCATGGAATTCGGTCAAGTTCGATCATCCATTCACATTCGATTCTTTGGCATTAGACCCGGATTTGAAACAGTCTATTATTAATGACCTAGACATGTTCATAAGACGGAAGGAGTTTTACAACAAAGTTGGTAAAGCTTGGAAAAGAGGATACTTGCTTTACGGACCGCCTGGCACGGGCAAGTCTAGTTTAGTAGCGGCCATGGCTAATTACCTAAGGTTTAGTATCTATGATCTTCAGCTTGGTGGTGTACCAAGCGACGCCGTATTGAGGAAATTGATGCTCGCTACCAGAAATAAGTCTATTTTGGTCATTGAAGATATTGATTGCTCTATAGGCTCGTCTAGGTCAAGTCCCATTGCCCGCGACAATAGTGATGTTGACGAAGATTCTGATAgcgacgatgatgatgaggatgttaATAAAATACGTAAAACTCTAGCCAATAAACAAACGAGTAAACCCAATGATGACTCAAAG TTATCGCTGTCCGGGCTACTAAACTTCATCGATGGGCTATGGTCAAGTTGCGGACAAGAGAGGATCATTATATTCACGACGAACCATAAAGACAGGCTCGACCCAGCCCTGTTGCGTCCAGGACGAATGGATATGCACATTCACATGTCCTACTTGACAATGAAGGGTTTTAGGGTGCTTGTCAACAATTACCTTGGCGTCTCAGGGGACCATCCTTTATTCGAGGAGATTGAACCACTCCTCGAAACTACAGACGTCACCCCAGCCCAAATCGCCGAGGAGCTCATTAGGAATGAAGATGCCGACGTAGCCCTTTCTGAGGTTATTGAATTGCTTAAGAAGAAGTCGAAACAATGTCAAAACACGATTAAGAAAGCCGGTGTGAAGAGACGAAGTGAGTCATCCAAGAAGAGCAAAGGCAAAAAGGTTGGAATTAAGAAGGTTCGACGACAGTAA
- the LOC141621257 gene encoding AAA-ATPase At3g50940-like — protein MAVFRLNLATPSPLYSLSNSSINNTLGIQLHNPFLTSLNKSRTLNPLMSATNTSAIATTLEKVMQDAGQIFSKMQRVTATGLMVYSAIRPVANLFLGQYLSEHTIKIVEFDGLDKNLLFQAAQLYLTRRTNSSSNISSPRTKKATKLDDCNESPIKVTLDKGESVIDEFKGVKFKWVLSAEQGLKGKKKENQQTIVLSFELKFHQRYETMVVDEYLPYILNQAELSKQETRVVRLHTVDPYYYHGDPWASTRYDHPSTFDNLAMDPEMKSMIIKDLELFLSRGEFYRRVGKAWKRGYLLYGPSGTGKSSLIAAIANHLKFDVFDLQLRALESDWELQQLLLTMSNRSILVVEDIDRCNIQLIDQQESSEKDKDKDKDKITLSGLLNSIDGLWSSCGTERIIIFTTNNKDKLDPALLRPGRMDVHIHMSYCSPQAFKILANNYLGIDNHKRFIEIEKLIEESQVTTAEVAEHLIKYDHPDIALQGLIDFIMSKNSGNEQ, from the exons ATGGCGGTTTTCAGATTGAATCTTGCAACACCATCGCCATTATACTCACTAAGCAATTCCTCTATCAATAATACATTAGGAATCCAACTACACAATCCATTTCTAACATCCTTGAACAAGTCGAGAACGTTAAATCCATTGATGAGCGCCACAAACACGAGCGCCATCGCAACGACACTCGAAAAAGTGATGCAAGATGCGGGACAGATCTTCTCAAAGATGCAACGAGTCACAGCCACAGGGTTGATGGTCTACAGCGCTATACGCCCTGTGGCTAACTTGTTTCTAGGTCAATACTTGTCTGAACACACCATTAAAATTGTCGAGTTCGATGGCCTCGACAAAAACCTATTATTTCAAGCTGCACAACTTTACCTAACAAGGCGCACTAATTCATCCTCCAACATCTCGTCCCCTCGTACCAAGAAAGCTACAAAACTCGATGACTGCAATGAATCACCGATTAAAGTGACGTTGGATAAAGGCGAGTCGGTTATTGATGAGTTTAAGGGTGTCAAGTTCAAGTGGGTTTTATCGGCCGAGCAAGGATTGAAGGGCAAAAAGAAGGAAAATCAACAAACAATTGTTTTGTCATTCGAATTAAAGTTTCACCAAAGGTATGAAACAATGGTGGTTGACGAGTACTTGCCCTACATTTTAAATCAAGCGGAGTTGTCGAAGCAAGAGACCCGGGTAGTCCGATTACATACCGTGGACCCGTATTATTATCACGGTGATCCATGGGCGTCTACCCGATATGACCATCCCTCAACATTCGACAACTTGGCAATGGACCCGGAGATGAAGAGTATGATTATCAAGGATTTGGAGTTATTTTTAAGTCGAGGGGAGTTTTATCGGCGTGTAGGGAAGGCGTGGAAGAGGGGTTACTTATTGTACGGGCCTTCGGGGACAGGGAAATCGAGTTTGATCGCTGCTATAGCTAATCACCTTAAGTTTGATGTCTTTGATTTACAGTTAAGGGCACTTGAATCGGATTGGGAGTTGCAGCAGTTGTTGCTTACGATGTCAAATAGATCGATCCTTGTGGTCGAGGACATTGATCGGTGCAATATACAGTTGATTGACCAGCAGGAGTCTTCCGAAAAGGACAAAGACAAGGACAAGGACAAG ATAACACTCTCGGGTTTGTTGAATTCAATTGACGGGTTATGGTCAAGTTGTGGGACGGAAAGAATCATCATATTCACCACAAATAATAAAGACAAGCTAGACCCTGCATTGCTGCGTCCAGGAAGAATGGACGTCCACATACACATGTCTTATTGCTCGCCTCAAGCCTTCAAAATCCTAGCCAACAACTATCTTGGTATCGACAATCATAAACGTTTCATCGAGATTGAGAAGCTCATTGAGGAATCCCAAGTCACCACAGCAGAAGTGGCCGAACATTTGATAAAATATGATCACCCTGACATTGCACTCCAAGGTTTGATTGATTTTATCATGTCGAAAAATTCCGGCAATGAACAATGA